One window of the Archangium primigenium genome contains the following:
- the ptsP gene encoding phosphoenolpyruvate--protein phosphotransferase translates to MSMLKLIAPLAGWATRLEEVPDPAFSQKMVGDGIAVDPTSSELQAPCDGVVVSIHASGHACTLRAATGAEILLHIGLDTVNLRGEGFTVRVREGQRVKAGEPLISFDMDLLARRARSLLTVMVVVNGEGYSIASRRQDRAVSLGEPLLEIEGGERAPEEAAAGATAERAVRLLIPNGLHARPAAVFSRHARMHPGSVSVAHGGRVANGKSVVALMGLGAKHGDTLTLTVQGAEAGQRLQALVDLVSSGLGDPIQPIVEAPAATAPAPRAASPVALTPYAAGAPALFKGTPAAPGIAVGIAVRVLETQLELTQRGQGQAEEQRRLTHALTSVRQEIEVMIEGESGVARTEIFRAHLVLLDDPDLNDAALQSISSGHSAEWAWRSAIELHVGMLQRLENALLAERGGDLRDIGRRVVALLTGQSGSRVPENLPDNAILVADELMPSDLAAVPPGRLAALCTAHGGPTSHVAILAAGLGIPAVVAAGDAALRVPNGAAMIVDGERGEVHVHPSAELQSATLRSLAERATRREAHLARAHEGCHTLDGRHVEIFANLGRPGDAASAASQGAEGCGLLRSEFLFLERSTEPTEEEQTAQYQHIAQALGGRPLVIRTLDVGGDKPLAYLPLPREENPVLGLRGVRVSLRHPDMLRTQLRAILRVKPEGVCRVLVPMVTSAHEMRAVRIMLEEERRALGVSTPVALGAMIEVPVAAMLSDRIAREADFLSIGTNDLTQYGLAMDRGNPHVAAQLDGLHPGLLRLVASTVEGARKHARPVAVCGGIASDLRAAPLLIGLGVDELSVSPAVIPGLKAFIRTLSMSQCEKTARQALELENGDEVRALVTSTWPGL, encoded by the coding sequence ATGTCCATGCTCAAACTCATCGCACCTCTCGCGGGCTGGGCCACGCGGCTCGAGGAAGTGCCCGATCCCGCCTTTTCCCAGAAGATGGTGGGGGATGGGATCGCCGTCGACCCCACCTCGTCCGAGCTCCAGGCGCCGTGTGACGGCGTGGTGGTGTCGATCCATGCCTCGGGGCATGCCTGCACGCTGCGCGCCGCCACGGGCGCGGAGATCCTCCTGCACATCGGCCTGGACACCGTGAACCTGCGCGGCGAGGGCTTCACCGTGCGCGTGCGCGAGGGCCAGCGGGTGAAGGCGGGCGAGCCGCTCATCTCCTTCGACATGGACTTGCTGGCGCGCCGGGCGCGCAGCCTGTTGACGGTGATGGTGGTGGTCAACGGCGAGGGCTACAGCATCGCGAGCCGGCGCCAGGACCGCGCGGTGTCCCTGGGCGAGCCGCTGCTGGAGATCGAGGGCGGGGAGCGCGCGCCCGAGGAGGCCGCGGCGGGTGCCACGGCCGAGCGCGCCGTGCGGCTCTTGATTCCCAATGGACTGCACGCCCGTCCCGCCGCCGTGTTCAGCCGCCATGCGCGGATGCACCCGGGGTCGGTGAGCGTGGCCCATGGCGGGCGCGTCGCCAATGGCAAGAGTGTCGTGGCGCTCATGGGCCTGGGGGCCAAGCATGGCGACACGCTGACCCTCACCGTGCAGGGCGCCGAGGCGGGCCAGCGGCTGCAGGCGCTGGTGGACCTGGTGTCCAGCGGCCTGGGCGATCCCATCCAGCCCATCGTCGAGGCGCCGGCGGCCACCGCGCCCGCGCCCAGGGCCGCGTCGCCCGTGGCCCTCACGCCCTACGCGGCGGGCGCGCCCGCCCTGTTCAAGGGCACGCCGGCGGCCCCGGGCATCGCCGTGGGCATCGCCGTCCGGGTGCTCGAGACGCAACTGGAGCTGACCCAGCGGGGCCAGGGACAGGCCGAGGAGCAGCGCCGGCTCACCCATGCCCTGACGAGCGTGCGCCAGGAGATCGAGGTGATGATCGAGGGCGAGTCGGGCGTGGCGCGCACGGAGATCTTCCGGGCGCACCTGGTGCTGTTGGACGACCCGGACCTCAATGACGCCGCCCTGCAGTCCATCTCCTCGGGCCACAGCGCCGAGTGGGCGTGGCGCAGCGCCATCGAGCTGCACGTGGGCATGCTGCAGCGGCTGGAGAACGCCCTGCTGGCCGAGCGCGGTGGGGACCTGCGGGACATCGGTCGGCGCGTCGTCGCCCTGCTCACGGGGCAGAGCGGCTCGCGGGTGCCCGAGAACCTGCCCGACAACGCCATCCTCGTGGCGGACGAGCTGATGCCGTCGGACCTGGCGGCGGTGCCCCCGGGTCGGCTGGCGGCGCTGTGCACGGCGCACGGCGGCCCCACGTCCCACGTGGCCATCCTGGCCGCGGGCCTGGGCATTCCGGCGGTGGTGGCTGCGGGCGACGCGGCCCTGCGGGTGCCCAACGGCGCGGCGATGATCGTGGATGGCGAGCGGGGCGAGGTCCACGTCCATCCGAGCGCCGAGCTCCAGTCGGCCACGCTGCGCTCGCTGGCGGAGCGGGCCACCCGGCGCGAGGCCCACCTGGCCCGGGCCCACGAGGGCTGCCACACGCTGGACGGCCGGCACGTGGAGATCTTCGCCAACCTGGGCCGTCCCGGGGACGCGGCGTCCGCGGCGTCGCAGGGCGCGGAGGGCTGCGGCCTGCTGCGCAGCGAGTTCCTCTTCCTCGAGCGCTCCACCGAGCCGACCGAGGAGGAGCAGACGGCGCAGTACCAGCACATCGCCCAGGCGCTGGGCGGCCGTCCGCTCGTCATCCGCACCCTGGACGTGGGCGGGGACAAGCCCCTGGCCTACCTGCCGCTGCCGCGCGAGGAGAACCCGGTGCTCGGCCTGCGCGGGGTGCGCGTCTCCCTGCGGCACCCGGACATGCTGCGCACCCAGCTGCGCGCCATCCTGCGCGTGAAGCCCGAGGGCGTCTGCCGCGTGCTCGTGCCCATGGTGACGTCCGCCCACGAGATGCGCGCGGTGCGCATCATGCTGGAGGAGGAGCGCCGGGCGCTGGGCGTGTCCACGCCGGTGGCCCTGGGGGCGATGATCGAGGTGCCGGTGGCCGCCATGCTGTCGGACCGGATCGCGCGCGAGGCGGACTTCCTGTCCATTGGCACCAATGATCTCACCCAGTACGGGCTCGCCATGGATCGCGGCAACCCGCACGTGGCGGCGCAACTGGACGGTCTGCACCCGGGTCTCTTGCGCCTGGTGGCGAGCACGGTGGAGGGGGCGCGCAAGCACGCGCGGCCGGTGGCGGTGTGTGGTGGCATCGCGTCGGACCTGCGGGCGGCGCCGCTGCTCATCGGCCTGGGCGTCGACGAGCTGTCGGTGTCGCCGGCGGTCATCCCCGGGCTCAAGGCCTTCATCCGCACGCTCTCCATGAGCCAGTGCGAGAAGACCGCCCGTCAGGCGTTGGAACTCGAGAATGGTGACGAAGTGCGCGCGCTCGTGACGAGCACGTGGCCGGGTCTCTGA
- a CDS encoding N-acetylmuramic acid 6-phosphate etherase translates to MSRETEGSPQRLKGLDTWSTGEVLETLWASQSRAVAACLPVLPELERAVGAAHERLARGTGRLIYTGAGSSGALAELDALELAGTFGWPSSRLAILLAEGRDLAGGINGPAEDDAAAGRARLAEFGPGSQDVVVGVSASGHSAFTTGVLAEGRHAGALTIALASVEDSPLMRAAEHRVLLRTGAEVIAGSTRLGAGTAQKVALNLFSTALMTRLGFVFDNLMCHVRPGNTKLRQRCIHIIRQIAQVGEQAAAEALAAHGDIPRAVLGLSGCSAAEADALLARSGGNLRTALQERASQGKAGPCPR, encoded by the coding sequence ATGTCGCGGGAAACGGAAGGGTCGCCCCAGCGCTTGAAGGGGTTGGACACCTGGAGCACCGGGGAGGTCCTCGAGACGTTGTGGGCGAGCCAGTCCCGGGCGGTGGCGGCCTGCCTGCCCGTTTTGCCGGAGCTGGAGCGCGCGGTGGGCGCGGCGCACGAGCGGCTGGCGCGCGGCACCGGGCGGCTCATCTACACGGGGGCGGGGTCCTCGGGGGCGCTGGCCGAGCTGGACGCGCTGGAGCTGGCGGGCACCTTTGGTTGGCCCTCCTCCCGGCTCGCCATCCTGCTGGCGGAGGGGCGGGACCTGGCCGGGGGCATCAACGGGCCCGCCGAGGACGACGCGGCGGCGGGGCGCGCGCGCCTGGCGGAGTTCGGGCCCGGGTCCCAGGACGTGGTGGTGGGGGTGTCCGCCAGCGGCCATAGCGCCTTCACGACGGGCGTGCTGGCGGAGGGGCGGCACGCGGGCGCGCTGACGATCGCGCTGGCCAGCGTGGAGGACTCGCCGCTGATGCGCGCCGCGGAGCACCGGGTGCTGCTGCGCACCGGGGCCGAGGTGATCGCGGGCTCCACGCGGCTGGGCGCGGGCACGGCCCAGAAGGTGGCGCTCAACCTCTTCTCCACGGCGCTCATGACGCGCCTGGGCTTCGTCTTCGACAACCTCATGTGCCATGTGCGGCCGGGCAACACCAAGCTGCGCCAGCGCTGCATCCACATCATCCGCCAGATCGCCCAGGTCGGGGAGCAGGCCGCCGCCGAGGCCCTCGCCGCCCATGGGGACATTCCACGCGCCGTCCTCGGGCTGAGCGGATGCTCCGCCGCCGAGGCCGACGCCCTCCTCGCCCGTTCGGGGGGCAATCTGCGCACCGCGCTCCAGGAGCGCGCTTCCCAGGGGAAGGCCGGTCCATGTCCACGTTGA
- a CDS encoding GntR family transcriptional regulator, which translates to MTTPPSASEPTERDALSSDLHLPLYLQLARHLRGQINSGRYGHRDALPGERELAERFGVSRVTVRKALKELLDEGLLQQRQGAGTFVNRGPIVEQRLSTLTGFSEDMGSRGLAAGSLWLHRAVALATPEEALALGLSPGTQVSRLQRLRTANGIAMAVELAVLPTRFLADPHEVQGSLYDTLRRKGVIPFRALQRLSAIQLTVEHAEQLGVPEGAAALYIERRTLLEDGTPMEFVRSQYRGDSYDFIVELNLATPAREVTR; encoded by the coding sequence ATGACCACCCCACCGAGCGCATCGGAGCCCACGGAGCGGGACGCCCTGTCGAGCGACCTGCACCTGCCCCTCTACCTCCAGCTCGCGCGCCACCTCCGGGGACAGATCAACAGTGGCCGCTATGGCCACCGTGATGCCCTGCCCGGCGAGCGGGAGCTGGCCGAGCGCTTCGGCGTGTCGCGGGTCACCGTGCGCAAGGCGCTCAAGGAGCTGCTGGACGAGGGGCTGCTGCAGCAGCGCCAGGGGGCGGGCACCTTCGTCAACCGGGGGCCCATCGTGGAGCAGCGCCTGTCCACGCTCACGGGCTTCTCCGAGGACATGGGCTCGCGCGGACTGGCGGCCGGCTCGCTGTGGCTGCACCGGGCGGTCGCGCTCGCGACGCCCGAGGAGGCGCTGGCGCTCGGGCTGAGCCCGGGCACCCAGGTGAGCCGGCTGCAGCGCCTGCGCACCGCCAACGGCATCGCCATGGCGGTGGAGCTCGCGGTGCTGCCCACGCGCTTCCTGGCCGACCCCCACGAGGTCCAGGGCTCGCTCTACGACACCCTGCGCCGCAAGGGCGTCATCCCCTTCCGGGCGCTGCAGCGCCTGTCGGCCATCCAGCTCACGGTGGAGCACGCCGAGCAGCTCGGGGTGCCCGAGGGCGCCGCGGCCCTCTACATCGAGCGCCGCACGCTGCTCGAGGACGGCACCCCCATGGAGTTCGTCCGCTCCCAGTACCGGGGCGACTCCTACGACTTCATCGTTGAATTGAACCTGGCCACCCCCGCCCGAGAGGTAACCCGATGA
- a CDS encoding SIS domain-containing protein, which produces MSLAPHPVNPGVPPAPALAREAAQSADVARLQIERCAGRFAELGARLRQNPPRFVVTCARGSSDHAVSYGKYLIETTLGRAVASVGPSVASVYQTPHLDLKDSLFIAVSQSGRSPDLLRLTERAKEAGALVVGFVNTEDSPLMRMCDVGIPLCAGPEQSVAATKSYLLSGLAFLQLVAHWSGEAQLHEAVRRLPEALEAARELDWGPTLSRLTDARSIYVLGRGSGLGAALEIALKLKETCRLHAEAFSTAEVIHGPLALVGPGFPVIALGQEDNSAESTRTVVRRFVELGAEVHSALAVPGALPLPSISGAHPAIVPLCHVQSFYMAVHRLAVARQLDPDVPVHLRKVTETV; this is translated from the coding sequence ATGAGCCTCGCTCCCCACCCCGTGAACCCTGGCGTCCCACCGGCCCCCGCGCTCGCCCGGGAGGCCGCCCAGTCGGCGGACGTCGCGCGCCTGCAGATCGAGCGCTGCGCGGGGCGCTTCGCCGAGCTGGGGGCGCGCCTGCGCCAGAACCCGCCGCGCTTCGTCGTCACCTGCGCCCGGGGCAGCTCCGACCACGCGGTGAGCTATGGCAAGTACCTCATCGAGACCACGCTGGGGCGCGCCGTCGCCTCCGTGGGGCCGAGCGTGGCGTCCGTCTACCAGACGCCCCACCTGGACCTGAAGGACAGCCTCTTCATCGCCGTGTCCCAGTCCGGCCGCAGCCCGGACCTGCTGCGGCTCACCGAGCGGGCGAAGGAGGCGGGCGCGCTCGTCGTCGGCTTCGTCAACACCGAGGACTCCCCGCTCATGCGCATGTGCGACGTGGGCATTCCGCTGTGCGCCGGTCCCGAGCAGAGCGTGGCGGCCACCAAGTCCTACCTCCTGTCGGGCCTGGCCTTCCTGCAGCTCGTGGCGCACTGGTCCGGTGAGGCCCAGTTGCACGAGGCCGTCCGCCGCCTGCCCGAGGCGCTGGAGGCCGCGCGGGAGCTGGACTGGGGCCCCACCCTGTCGCGGCTCACCGACGCGCGCAGCATCTACGTGCTGGGCCGGGGCAGCGGGCTGGGCGCCGCGCTGGAGATCGCGCTCAAGCTCAAGGAGACGTGCCGCCTGCACGCCGAGGCCTTCAGCACCGCGGAGGTCATCCACGGCCCGCTCGCGCTCGTGGGGCCCGGCTTCCCGGTGATCGCCCTGGGCCAGGAGGACAACTCCGCCGAGAGCACCCGCACCGTGGTGCGCCGCTTCGTGGAGCTGGGCGCGGAGGTGCACTCGGCGCTCGCGGTGCCCGGCGCGCTGCCGCTGCCGAGCATCAGCGGCGCGCACCCCGCGATCGTGCCCCTGTGCCACGTGCAGAGCTTCTACATGGCCGTGCACCGGCTCGCCGTGGCGCGCCAGTTGGATCCCGACGTGCCCGTGCACCTGCGCAAAGTGACGGAGACCGTGTGA
- the nagA gene encoding N-acetylglucosamine-6-phosphate deacetylase, with the protein MARVLSGARVFTGEKLLEGHGVVLEGGHVQAVLPEAEVPAGAERVRLPGDAVLAPGFIDAQVNGAGGVLFNETPTVEAALAIAAAVRRSGTTGLLPTFITDEQAKMRRACEATLQALARPGGGVLGIHLEGPFISGDKPGVHEPRYIRAPDAQDIEYLLTLPTRLATQEGRLLMTLAPEQVEDALITRLASAGIILSAGHTAATYERTHAAVAAGVRGFTHLCNAMPAVNNRQPGPVLAAVDTENTWCGIIADGIHVHPALLRLLVKSKAPGKVFLVTDAMPPVGTDARTFQLYGQTILRRDGRLVTENGTLAGADIDMAASVRNCVKLLGLSLEESLRMASLYPAGLLGLERQRGRVAPGYHADLTLLSPDLSVLGTWVAGQAQWY; encoded by the coding sequence ATGGCACGCGTGCTCAGTGGGGCCCGGGTCTTCACGGGCGAGAAGCTCCTCGAGGGGCATGGCGTGGTGCTCGAGGGCGGGCACGTCCAGGCCGTGCTGCCCGAGGCCGAGGTGCCCGCGGGCGCCGAGCGGGTGCGCCTGCCCGGCGACGCCGTGCTCGCCCCGGGCTTCATCGACGCGCAGGTCAACGGCGCCGGGGGCGTGCTGTTCAACGAGACGCCCACCGTCGAGGCCGCGCTCGCCATCGCCGCCGCCGTGCGGCGCTCCGGGACGACGGGGCTTTTGCCCACGTTCATCACCGACGAGCAGGCGAAGATGCGGCGCGCGTGCGAGGCCACCCTCCAGGCCCTGGCCCGGCCCGGCGGCGGCGTGCTCGGCATCCACCTGGAAGGCCCCTTCATCAGTGGCGACAAGCCGGGCGTCCACGAGCCGCGCTACATCCGCGCGCCCGACGCGCAGGACATCGAGTACCTGCTCACCCTGCCCACGCGGCTGGCCACCCAGGAGGGCCGGCTGCTCATGACGCTGGCGCCCGAGCAGGTCGAGGACGCGCTCATCACCCGCCTGGCCTCGGCGGGCATCATCCTCTCGGCGGGCCACACGGCGGCCACCTACGAGCGGACCCACGCGGCCGTGGCCGCGGGCGTGCGCGGCTTCACCCACCTGTGCAACGCCATGCCGGCCGTCAACAACCGGCAGCCCGGCCCGGTGCTCGCCGCGGTCGACACCGAGAACACGTGGTGCGGCATCATCGCCGATGGCATCCACGTGCACCCCGCCCTCTTGCGCCTGCTGGTGAAGAGCAAGGCGCCCGGCAAGGTGTTCCTGGTGACGGACGCCATGCCCCCGGTGGGCACCGACGCGCGCACCTTCCAGCTCTATGGGCAGACCATTCTGCGGCGCGACGGGCGGCTGGTGACGGAGAACGGCACGCTGGCGGGCGCCGACATCGACATGGCGGCCTCGGTGCGCAACTGCGTGAAGCTCCTGGGCTTGAGCCTCGAGGAGTCCTTGCGCATGGCCTCGCTCTACCCGGCGGGCCTGCTCGGACTGGAGCGGCAGCGGGGCCGGGTGGCCCCCGGCTACCACGCGGACCTCACGCTGCTCAGCCCGGACCTGTCGGTGCTCGGCACGTGGGTGGCGGGTCAGGCGCAGTGGTACTGA
- a CDS encoding aminoglycoside adenylyltransferase domain-containing protein, producing MTSPHVPSATVAPELQAYAAHVVARLQSLLDEALLGVYLIGSASLGGYESDLSDIDVIAVCAAPLPLETKQAIAAALDHRVLPCPARGLEFVLYARDAVASPTREPRFELNFNTGAGMSHRFSPGPEGEPGHWFVLDLAVARENAIALLGPPAREMLAPQPRAWILEALSALLAWHAREEPVSPNNVLNACRAWRHVEAGDWCTKRQAALWARTRLEDPSLIDAALARREGLPGPALEAEAVRALVRRVQDALARARA from the coding sequence ATGACTTCTCCCCATGTTCCTTCCGCGACCGTGGCTCCTGAACTCCAGGCCTATGCGGCGCACGTCGTCGCGCGCCTCCAATCTCTGTTGGATGAGGCCCTCCTGGGTGTCTATCTCATCGGCTCGGCGAGTCTGGGCGGCTACGAGTCCGACCTCAGTGACATCGATGTCATCGCCGTCTGCGCGGCCCCGCTTCCATTGGAGACGAAGCAGGCCATCGCGGCGGCCTTGGACCACCGCGTGCTGCCCTGTCCCGCGCGGGGGTTGGAGTTCGTGCTCTATGCCCGTGACGCCGTGGCCTCACCCACGCGCGAGCCGCGCTTCGAGCTGAACTTCAATACGGGCGCGGGCATGAGCCACCGCTTCAGCCCAGGACCCGAGGGCGAGCCGGGCCACTGGTTCGTGCTCGACCTGGCCGTCGCGCGTGAGAACGCGATCGCGCTCCTCGGTCCTCCGGCGCGGGAAATGCTCGCGCCCCAGCCTCGGGCGTGGATCCTCGAGGCCCTGAGCGCGTTGCTCGCCTGGCATGCCCGCGAGGAGCCCGTGAGCCCCAACAACGTGCTCAATGCCTGTCGCGCCTGGCGCCACGTGGAGGCGGGCGACTGGTGCACCAAGCGTCAAGCGGCGCTCTGGGCCCGCACGCGGCTGGAGGATCCCTCCCTCATCGATGCCGCGCTCGCGCGGCGCGAGGGTCTACCGGGCCCCGCCCTGGAGGCCGAGGCCGTGCGCGCCCTGGTGCGGCGCGTCCAGGACGCCCTCGCGCGCGCGCGGGCCTGA
- a CDS encoding collagen-like protein, whose amino-acid sequence MTKFFAGKTLAVRLRMSSMATGLGILASVAGGLSLQTQARAQDNQSRTLITNVDVDTTQRLMFIHGRQFSTTTGAAPVVRVAEIGLTVKTYGSSTVVVELPPAFLQPGSYLLTLSTGPNLDQNDAFDVTIGTTGPKGDTGAQGPQGPKGDTGPQGFKGDTGAQGPQGLQGPKGDTGAQGPQGVQGIQGLKGDTGAQGPAGTPRSFSCRYPTGATVNSYSYPGSYVGCLPGEFLTGGACTVPSGSQTIGAEGTITTVSGSVVYACVLAGPSSTTAKVRAEGICCKMY is encoded by the coding sequence ATGACGAAGTTCTTCGCGGGCAAGACGTTGGCGGTTCGGTTGCGCATGTCTTCCATGGCCACCGGCCTGGGGATTCTCGCCAGTGTGGCGGGAGGGCTCTCGCTCCAGACCCAGGCCCGGGCCCAGGACAACCAGAGCCGGACGCTCATCACGAACGTGGACGTGGACACCACCCAGCGCCTGATGTTCATCCATGGCCGTCAGTTCTCGACCACCACGGGCGCCGCCCCCGTCGTCCGGGTCGCGGAGATTGGCCTGACGGTCAAGACCTACGGCTCCTCGACCGTTGTGGTCGAACTGCCCCCCGCGTTCCTGCAGCCCGGCTCCTATCTGCTGACGCTGTCGACCGGTCCCAACCTGGATCAGAACGACGCCTTCGACGTGACCATCGGAACGACCGGTCCAAAGGGAGACACGGGGGCACAGGGTCCGCAGGGCCCCAAGGGAGACACCGGGCCGCAGGGCTTCAAGGGAGACACCGGAGCGCAAGGTCCGCAGGGCCTCCAGGGACCCAAGGGAGACACCGGAGCGCAAGGCCCGCAGGGCGTCCAGGGCATTCAGGGGCTCAAGGGGGACACGGGGGCGCAGGGGCCCGCGGGAACGCCGCGGTCCTTCTCCTGCCGCTATCCCACCGGTGCCACGGTGAACAGCTACAGCTACCCCGGCTCCTACGTGGGCTGTCTTCCCGGAGAGTTCCTGACGGGTGGGGCGTGCACCGTGCCGTCTGGCTCCCAGACGATTGGCGCGGAGGGCACGATCACGACGGTGAGTGGCAGCGTCGTCTATGCGTGCGTCCTGGCGGGCCCCTCGTCCACTACCGCCAAGGTCCGCGCCGAGGGCATCTGCTGCAAGATGTATTGA
- the nhaR gene encoding transcriptional activator NhaR, translating to MSWLNYHHLLYFWTVARAGSIAKASQELRLAQPTISAQLKLLEDSLGHKLFERQGRRLVLTDVGRTVLRYADDIFRLGNELTHAVNGLPSGQRLRFAVGVTDVVPKLVAESLLHPAFEAFPDIHITCREGPLPQLLASLALHELDVVLSDTPSSEPVSVRSFNHLLGTCGVSFFAAPRLAPLARGFPRSLEGAPMLLPSEGSSAHRALTAWFEARGVRPLIVGGFDDSALLSAFGQRGHGVFAAPSVIEAEVCRQFNVSVLGRTGDIETGFYAISVERRLRHPAVVAIAERARSHLFG from the coding sequence GTGAGCTGGCTCAACTACCACCACCTCCTCTACTTCTGGACCGTGGCCCGCGCCGGCTCCATCGCCAAGGCCAGCCAGGAGCTGCGCCTCGCCCAGCCCACCATCAGCGCCCAGCTCAAGCTGCTCGAGGACTCGCTCGGCCACAAGCTGTTCGAGCGCCAGGGCCGCCGCCTGGTCCTCACCGACGTGGGCCGCACCGTGCTGCGCTACGCCGACGACATCTTCCGCCTGGGCAACGAGCTCACCCACGCCGTCAACGGTCTGCCCTCCGGCCAGCGCCTGCGCTTCGCCGTGGGCGTCACCGACGTGGTGCCCAAGCTCGTCGCCGAGAGCCTGCTCCACCCCGCCTTCGAGGCCTTTCCCGACATCCACATCACCTGCCGCGAGGGCCCCCTCCCCCAGCTCCTCGCCTCGCTGGCCCTGCACGAGCTCGACGTCGTCCTCTCGGACACGCCCTCCTCCGAGCCCGTCAGCGTCCGCTCCTTCAACCACCTGCTGGGCACCTGCGGCGTGTCCTTCTTCGCCGCCCCGCGCCTGGCGCCCCTCGCCCGGGGTTTTCCCCGCTCGCTCGAGGGCGCGCCCATGCTCCTGCCCTCCGAGGGGTCCTCGGCCCACCGCGCCCTCACCGCCTGGTTCGAGGCCCGGGGCGTGCGCCCCCTCATCGTCGGAGGCTTCGATGACAGCGCGCTGCTCAGCGCCTTCGGGCAGCGCGGCCACGGCGTCTTCGCCGCTCCGTCCGTCATCGAGGCCGAGGTCTGCCGCCAGTTCAACGTGTCCGTCCTCGGGCGCACCGGCGACATCGAGACGGGCTTCTACGCCATCTCCGTGGAGCGGCGCCTGCGCCACCCCGCCGTCGTCGCCATCGCCGAGCGCGCCCGCTCGCACCTCTTCGGATAA
- a CDS encoding amidohydrolase, translating to METTVYLARRIRTLDPERPEAQALAVRRGRLVAVGAEKDVREAAGNEARVVDLGAAVVVPGLVDAHAHLGGLGKSLTVARLEGARSVAEVLERLGAAPATSFQGDWLMGKGWDQNGWPGGAFPGRSELDARFPTTPVYLTRVDHHAAWVNGEALRRAGITRDTPDPAGGRILRDAKGEPTGVLVDNAMDAVAGVVPPPTDEQLQVRLSAALERCAQVGLTGVHDAGMDLRTFRLLQTWDMLGRLPVRVYAMADGQGAERHEYLERGPYSGRLLEMKAVKLLLDGALGSRGAAMHAPYSDAPGETGLLLMAPEELSARVHAFMERGFQVGVHAIGDRANTLVVDTLIAAAKATGTEALRHRVEHAQILRPEDIEKLGAAQLVASVQPTHATSDMGWAEARLGAERLVGAYAWESLRRAGAVLALGSDFPIENPDVLAGLYAARTRQDAAGRPEGGWRPEERLTAERALEGFTGGPAWASFAEERRGRLAVGRDADFTALSVDPVEDDARALVDARVVATVVDGREVYRAP from the coding sequence ATGGAGACGACGGTCTACCTGGCGCGGAGGATCCGGACGTTGGACCCGGAGCGGCCCGAGGCCCAGGCCCTGGCGGTGCGCCGGGGGCGGCTCGTGGCGGTGGGCGCGGAGAAGGACGTGCGCGAGGCCGCGGGGAACGAGGCCCGGGTGGTGGACCTGGGCGCCGCGGTGGTGGTGCCCGGGCTGGTGGACGCGCACGCGCACCTGGGCGGCCTGGGCAAGAGCCTGACGGTGGCGCGGCTGGAGGGGGCGCGCTCGGTGGCGGAGGTCCTCGAGCGGCTGGGCGCGGCGCCCGCCACGAGCTTCCAGGGCGACTGGCTCATGGGCAAGGGCTGGGACCAGAACGGCTGGCCGGGCGGGGCGTTCCCGGGCCGCTCGGAGCTGGACGCGCGCTTTCCCACCACGCCGGTGTACCTCACGCGGGTGGACCACCACGCCGCCTGGGTGAATGGCGAGGCCCTGCGGCGCGCGGGCATCACCCGGGACACGCCGGACCCGGCGGGCGGCCGCATCCTCCGGGACGCGAAGGGCGAGCCCACGGGCGTGCTGGTGGACAACGCCATGGACGCGGTGGCGGGGGTGGTGCCGCCGCCCACGGACGAGCAGCTCCAGGTGCGCCTGTCGGCGGCGCTCGAGCGCTGCGCGCAGGTGGGGCTCACGGGCGTGCACGACGCGGGCATGGACCTGCGCACGTTCCGGCTCCTGCAGACGTGGGACATGTTGGGTCGGCTGCCGGTGCGCGTGTACGCCATGGCGGACGGCCAGGGCGCGGAGCGCCACGAGTACCTGGAGCGGGGGCCCTACAGCGGGCGGCTCCTGGAGATGAAGGCGGTGAAGCTGCTGCTGGACGGGGCGCTGGGCTCGCGAGGCGCCGCCATGCACGCGCCCTACAGTGACGCGCCGGGCGAGACGGGCCTGCTCCTGATGGCGCCCGAGGAGTTGTCGGCGCGCGTGCATGCCTTCATGGAGCGGGGCTTCCAGGTGGGGGTGCACGCCATCGGGGACCGGGCGAACACGCTGGTGGTGGACACGCTGATCGCCGCCGCGAAGGCGACGGGCACCGAGGCGCTGCGCCACCGGGTGGAGCACGCGCAGATCCTCCGGCCCGAGGACATCGAGAAGCTGGGCGCGGCGCAGCTGGTGGCGAGCGTGCAGCCCACCCACGCCACGAGCGACATGGGCTGGGCCGAGGCGCGGCTGGGCGCCGAGCGGCTCGTGGGCGCGTATGCCTGGGAGAGCCTGCGCCGGGCGGGCGCGGTGCTGGCGCTGGGCAGCGACTTTCCCATCGAGAACCCGGACGTGCTGGCGGGGCTGTACGCGGCGCGCACGCGGCAGGACGCGGCGGGTCGGCCCGAGGGCGGCTGGCGGCCCGAGGAGCGGCTGACGGCCGAGCGGGCGCTGGAGGGCTTCACCGGAGGGCCGGCGTGGGCGTCCTTCGCGGAGGAGCGGCGCGGGCGGCTCGCGGTGGGGCGGGACGCGGACTTCACGGCGCTGTCGGTGGACCCGGTGGAGGACGACGCCCGGGCGTTGGTGGACGCGCGGGTGGTGGCCACGGTGGTGGACGGCCGCGAGGTGTACCGGGCGCCCTAG